The following proteins come from a genomic window of Acanthopagrus latus isolate v.2019 chromosome 5, fAcaLat1.1, whole genome shotgun sequence:
- the si:dkey-1k23.3 gene encoding heat shock protein beta-1 produces the protein MSEQAKTEPSCGEHSRGVPWYPLRKWWQSSRLFNQDVGLPPFLEPWDPRWVDVEGLQRSLAACSWPGYTPPPLFVPYISGSMHHPSQKISKEQYKWRVSLDVAHFSPSEISLSVRDGFLEVGGKHEERPDEHGFIARCFTRKYRLPAEVDATKITSTLSVDGFLSVEAPVPETAVPAATIIPIKVEMEATGEKQETEEAPDTDPAPEAPDFPSAGDEGEESPLEVHGDQAHPDSATAGLQQHEEGREQEEETLEKSTGESHPSVPADGEGTESRQDSSEHQETLESQESPDTDISQQTEHKEPAGDGEIHVMEGTGEPAETITQPEEQELGTSPSSEVLSQQLQHPDVKQ, from the exons ATGAGCGAGCAGGCCAAAACAGAGCCGTCATGTGGCGAGCACAGCAGGGGTGTCCCCTGGTACCCCCTGAGAAAATGGTGGCAATCCAGCCGGCTTTTCAATCAGGATGTTGGCCTGCCGCCTTTCCTGGAGCCGTGGGACCCTCGGTGGGTGGATGTGGAAGGGCTCCAGAGGAGCTTGGCAGCCTGCTCCTGGCCGGGGTACACCCCCCCTCCGCTGTTTGTGCCCTACATCTCTGGGTCGATGCATCATCCCAGCCAGAAGATTAGCAAGGAGCAGTACAAGTGGAGGGTCAGCCTGGACGTGGCTCACTTCTCCCCCTCAGAGATCTCTCTCAGCGTCAGAGACGGATTCCTGGAGGTTGGAG GGAAGCACGAGGAGAGGCCAGACGAGCACGGATTTATCGCCAGATGTTTCACAAGGAAATACAG gctccCAGCTGAGGTTGATGCCACCAAAATCACATCTACACTCTCTGTTGATGGTTTCCTGTCTGTGGAAGCTCCAGTTCCTGAAACAGCAGTCCCTGCTGCCACCATCATTCCCATAAAG GTGGAGATGGAGGccacaggagaaaaacaggagacagaagAAGCCCCTGACACAGATCCAGCACCAGAGGCTCCAGATTTTCCATCTGCTGGGGATGAAGGAGAAGAGTCTCCACTAGAGGTCCATGGAGACCAGGCCCACCCTGACAGCGCCACAGCTGGGCTTCAGCAGCATGAAGAGGGGagggaacaggaggaggagacacttGAAAAGTCAACTGGAGAGTCCCACCCCTCAGTGCCCGCAGATGGGGAAGGCACAGAGAGTCGTCAGGATTCTTCTGAGCACCAGGAAACCTTGGAAAGTCAAGAAAGCCCAGACACAGACATATCccaacagacagaacacaaagaGCCAGCCGGGGATGGAGAGATCCACGTAATGGAAGGCACGGGGGAGCCTGCTGAGACGATCACCCAGCCCGAGGAGCAAGAGCTGGGCACGAGTCCATCTAGCGAGGTCCtgagccagcagctgcagcatccCGACGTTAAGCAGTAG